In the Populus nigra chromosome 2, ddPopNigr1.1, whole genome shotgun sequence genome, CTTTTCCAACCTCTTTCCATACTTGGAACAAGTTGCCTTCAATGCTTGATCTTCTTCCATTATTTGGTCAAATTAATGCTTTCAAAAATAGGAAAGAAACACATACAAATATTCTGTAACAGTTTAGCATTCATTATAACACAATGATAGTCCctttgtaatactcatacaaacaTTTCGTAACAATTTAACATTCAttataacacaataaaaatcttTCATAGTACTCGTACAaacatttcataataatttaacaTTTATTATATCACAATAGTAGATCCTTCATGATATCTGTACAAGTGTTCCTTAACAGTTTTGTACTAGCTATAACACGATAAAAGAACCTTTGTAATAAATTCACTTCAGGGAATTAACGTTATGTTAGAAAGGGTGGAAGCCACCAACTTGTTCCTCCCGTGAGGTGTCCTTGTCCGGTCACAGGTCTGATCCTGTTCGTACCACATAACTCATCAATGATCACAAATCAACACATTTGCATTTGATAATCACATAACTTGTCACCATacatattctaaaaatatgcatattcacattcaagtgttccacatatTACACAATCATATATTGAAATCGTTACAAGTATTTACATCATTTTTGACATGGAAGTTTGTCGTAGAAAATCGTTAGTGAAAGCTGATTCGCTGGTGACGCAAAATTCAACAgcgaaaactgattcgctggTAACCCAGGATTTGTCAacgaaaactgattcgctggTGACACAAAATtcatcagcgaaaactgatTCACTGACAACTCATAAATCATCAGTGCAATCTAGTCCTACGACTGGTGCTGAAATTGTTAGCACACATAGGCTACTactgactcagaaatcattgacaagAATTGAGCCGCTGTCaacctagaaatcatcaatgcaaTCCGATTTTACGACTGACACTAAAATTGTCAGTGCACATGTCCTACAGTTAACacaaaaatcattgatgaaaactaagtcactaccgcctcagaaatcatcaacgcaacCTAGTTCTATGGTTGATGTTAAAATCATCAGCGCACATATCCTATTATAAACAcaaaaatcattgacgaaaactgagtcgctgtcaatttaaaaatcatcaacgcaAACTAAGTCGCTGCCGATTTAGAAATTGTTAGCGACAAGGTAATTCATTTCTGGTTTTGCCTTCTCCCTAGGTTACGTGTAAGGTTTACGCTACGTGTTTTCCCTTATATTACAACCTAGCTGAATATAATCATCACCCACAACACTCTAATCGTCATACATTATGATGTAACACAAAAACAACATCTCTGTTAGTACATTTACTAAGGTTTCTCCCAAGTCATCACTTCCAAGACCGACACTTAGCATTGCTATAACTATACATTCTTATATTTACAATTGTATCCAACCTAGATGAATATAATCATCACCCACCACACTCCAATCATCATACATTATTATGCAGCACAAAAACAACATCTCCGTAAGTACATTTATTAAGGTTTCTCCTAAGTCATCGCTTCCAAGACCGACACCTAACATTACTACAACCATACATTCTTATATTCATAATTGTATCATAGTAATTAATGCACCTATACAACTAATACGATTATTCAACACATAAGGGTTCTATTTCTAATTCATCTCATGTCATTCTAACTATGTTCATCATGCATAGTTTCCTTCATGATTCATTCGCTCCCCCCTTGGCCGAAACCTTGTTACCCATTACTCCCTAGTTTGTACATGCaatttcatcatattttatCACAAGTATATTCACAATAACATTTCCATTCCCATGTTTCACAAACATACATGTTCATTAATTATACAACAAAACCAAAGCATTAGATCATGatgtaattttcatttcaaCTCCAGCATGATTCTAAGGCTTACTAACAATACAATTTTACACTTAACATCAATCCAACTCATTTTCACATAACTTCACCCACCACGTATGCAGAATTTATGTCATTAACACAAGCATAATCACAACAATCATGTCGCAACCACATTCTTATTCATTTGAACCATATGCATGCAAGTTCATTAATctcataataaaatcaaagcatGAACATCAATATGATTTCAGCTCCAgcataaatatgtttttaggaGTCCAACAAGACCACAATCCAAGTGTTTTCATCATTCCATTTCATAACCCATACAAATTCATCAATTCTTTATAACAATTAAGACATAAACATCAATTTAGATTCTGTTTTAGCTTCTACATGTCCTTAAGAGTTCAATAAGGTTATAATTCATATATCTCTTCATTTCAATCCTCATGCCATCCATCCCTTTCATTTTGGCCGACCCTTTATTTACTTTTACACGTTCAAAATCACACACACTCATTCATTTCTTTGTAAGAATCTGCACATGTCTTCATTTGTCCATCATTCCATTTAGGTTCATCACTCCTAGTTTACTAAATCTTGAGTCAAAATGTAAGGGTCCTAAACTCTCATTCTAGAGTTCTTTCCCTTCCTTTTTGTTCAAAATTTGAGGTAATACCCAACTAGAGAAATGGTGTTGGCCTTATCTTACATTTTTGGATAGTTTTAGTGCAGGTTTGAtggttgttcttcttcttcctttcagTTTTCTCCTCTTCCTTCTCTGTTGTAGCAGCCGACCCTTCCAGCTTACTTTTCTTTCAtggttttctttccttccttctaACTCTCTTCTCACTCAACAGTCAAAGGGGCTTGCATGCAGGCTATCTTGGTTCTATTTTGGAAAGAGAGATTGTTGTAACGAAGGCTGTTGGCCAGTTGTTTTTGGGAAAGAGGAAGGGTCACCTTCTCTTCCCCCCTTGCATTTATACCTCTATTAAATGAGAGGAGGTGTTTGGGTGCTAGTTATTCTTAGTTTCTATCCTGTTATTGGGTTATCTTAGGGTTGGTTATATCCTTTATAATCCCCCTTACGATAGGTCGGTTTCTCCCCCCACCAATTTCCTTAAAACAAGCCGATTTGTTTCCTTCACTTTTTTCCTAGCATAGGCCAATCTAACACTAAATTTTTGTTTAGCTTTACAAAACCCTCACTTAGCTGAATGGTCTTCCCCTCAAACCCAAGCTCCCAACCGAATCCTCATCATGAATAACCCAAGGGACCATATCATCCTCCCATTCTTTTGAAGGATTTAACCTCGAATCTAAAACATGAAAACCATCAACTAAAAGTACATGATGATTACAAAGCTAAAACAATATGTAATTACCAAAACCTTGTAAAACCTTGTCAATAAAGAATATGTTTTGAATAACCATCTCTTTCAAATACAAACTCTCTTTTTCAACCCTTTTATCCTCTTTCAGTTTTAATTAATCCTCATAAACCTGCttaggaaataaaaaaacaactatatattTCTCATCCTTCACAAACAAAAACCTATTCTAAAATCCATCATGCATAGTTTTCTTATCATATTACCAAGGCTTACCTAATAATAAGTGACTAACATGCATAGAAACTACATCACATAACACTTCATCATAGTATTTCCCAATGGAAAAAGATACAAGAACTTGTTTATGCACATTCACCTCTCCATAATTAGTTAACTATTGCAATTAATAAGGAACATGATATTTAGTAATTTGCAAATTCAACATATCCACCAAATCTATACTAGTTACATTAGCGCAACTACCACTATCAATGATCGCTACATACCTTATTCTGCACATGACACCTCATATGTAAGATGTTTCCCCTTTTCTTCTATAAACCTCTCACCTTTACATGCATATTAAGTGCTCGTTTCACCATAAGTACATTTTCCTTAACAGAATACTCAATATGCTTATCACTAGCAGTCGCCAATGGTGGCACCTCCACCTTAACATTATCCTCATCTTCAGACTCCATCTCATCGTGAGCTTTTATAACCATGACCCTCTTGTTTGGACATTATGAAGCAATATGATGAAAACCTAAAGAATGATAACATTTAATGTCATAACTACGAGAAGTAGAAGTCTTAACTTTACCTTTACCATATATAAAGGTGTCTTTCTTCTCTTTACGAGTCTCATAACCCCCTATAGTAAGTTGAACTTGGGCAACCATATCTCTCATTGAATTATGCTTCCAAAATGAAGAAGTGCTCAAATGAATGGTGGTCGTGCTCCCCCTCTCCTCTTAATATGTTTATCCACTATCATAACTATAAGCATCATGTCCTTCAACTCTAATATGTTTATCCACTATCACAACATTCACGACCTCGTGATTCAGCCAATTAAGAAACCTAGTTATAGTGGTCTCTCTATCCTCCACGATATTAGCCTAAATCATTATGATCTCCATCCCCTTATGATACTCATCAACACTTTTAGAACCCGTGTATCTATAGGCCTTTCCCCATTCCTTCACCTAAAAGTCACAATTTAATCCCATCATATTACAACATAATCAACAAACTCAATTGCCATAATTTTCACCTTTTTCTGCTTAAAACAAACATGGCAATCACAAATTCAATATACCTTCTTCTCTCACTCCAAATAAGCCTTAAGATCGTTTCTATATTAGAAACTAGGAGTTTTTAGTTTAGAGTCCTTATCTACACCTATACCACCACAGTTTCCTAAATCACTCAAATCATCTTCTTGGTCGAACTAACCAACCTTCCTAACCTTATGAAGCATATGATTCCTAggctattaaattttatttctatggCCCCAAGATGCTacatcatcatcctcatcaccTATCACATCAAAACCAATGTCAACAACTGGACTAATATGCCTCTCACGCCTCCTAATATGATTTCCATCTTGATTAGGGTTTGTCATCAATAACACGCCTTTCCACCCTTTCCAATCTTTCATGCATTCTTCCCATCACCAAATTAAACCTCTCCACCATTTATGTCAGACTTTGAATCCAAAGTTGTAGTTGGTTTATCTCCATCTGAGGtggcttttcttgttttttctcagTCATTGCGAATCTGTAAAATCTTGTTAGTggtataataaaaacaaaaattgtttttcctCACCCATTCCCTCACGTGTTTACTCTCCTCTTATATTTCACTCAAAGCCTTTAATTATAAGTAAATTCAATGGTGGAAGTATGTATTGATAGCATTTGTAGATATAATATCAAGACGAGGTGAAGACATGACACAAATAGAGTTTTGATACAAAAACActaatttgaattgaatatggACCCTAGACCAAACAATGTCCAATTGAGCTAAAAACTTATATTGAGTGCGTTTTCAACCCAAATAAATAGAATATCAATTTTTACATAATTACGACAACATTTGATATGTTGATTTGAAGGAACAAGTAACAACCCCTTTATAATCTAAATATGAAACCACAAGAAATTAATGCCcaaatgagttgaaaatttataattggCTTGTTTCCACCCTAAATAACTAGAGAATGAATTTTGAGTCAATTCTGAGGGTGTTTTAATAGGTTGACATGAAACATATGTAATCAAACCAGATTTAACCCAACTAACATTTTTGGtgtgtaattctttttttttttacctctaagAAGAACAATACTAATGAGAATAAACAAGAAATCAtgcaggaaagaaaaaaatatgattgaaaCTGACCTTTAGTATTCTACCCGAAAACAAAGATGCAAGGATGAAGACAAAACTAACactaagaaaaacacaaaaatgaaAATGCAAGAAATAAGGGATATAACCCGATCCGGAGCCTATCTTTGATACCAAATAATGCAAACCTCTTGATCACATAATCAAACAACCCTAACGAAGATGATACTTCCCCTCAAAAGCTGAAAATCAAGTTTGAGAACTTTGACCCAGAGTTAACCTGTAACTAAGAACTAGGGTTATCGAAATTCACATATTGATGTCATAAGGTTAGTTATACCTTGATAAGTCAGGTTTTATTCTTTGTCACAACAAAGAACACATTTGCTTCAAgcaaaacacaataatattattaatttgaaggcTGCTAAAATCCACAGTAAGGAAAACATTAAATAGTCCTAAGATAATTAACATTAATGGACCCATATTAGGTTAAAAACCATTGGGCTTTTAGCTAACACAAGCCTAATGCCTAAAACAGACCTAAAACACTTAGTTTGGGCCAAAACAAACCTAACTAAACTTAAAAACCTTAACTTAAATGTTATACTTAAAACAACATAAGAACtaagtaaaatatttaagataataCAAGGAAACAATTAACCCCCAAAATCCTATTCTACGTGACTAGGGTTTGTCTtcgaagaggaagaaaaagagtGTAGTTAGGTATTTATACAATCATGTCCTTTGAATTTATTCGGTCAATCTTGACCTTTCATTATTGTTATGCATTTTGTACAACATGCTCATGTTGGCTACATTGGCATGCTTTTAAGAAGGGCAATGCAAAGGGTTTTGGGCTGAGGTTCTGTcaaagtagagaaaaaaaaaacaaaaattaatgcaTGTTGCAAGTCTGTTCACGCAGGAGGAGGAAGAAGTTTCTTTAGCCTTGCCAAATAGACGCCGTTTTGGCTtatggtcttttttttattattttttcaatgacaCACATCgtttcaatgatgtttttttttctttcattttccacattggtattttcatttttaatttctttattttcagtcaatttttacttttctctcaaggttttttttttaatttagcccctAATTGCATTCAAAACATTCCCTCAATATTAGTTCTTTTTACAATTCAGtcattaatttttagattttaaccaATGTCACCTTCTTTCTCTCAATTCCTTCACAATTTCACCCCTAATTGCATTAAGAATAGCCCTTCAAttttaacgttttttttttcaattcggtctttggctttttaatttgtgattttatagtaattttgctttcaatcttgatttttctcttcaattacacccttaattgaattaataaaactcCTAAATTtcagtgtttttcaattttggtcATTGGTcctttaattcatttatttttggtcaaaatgactatcaattttatttttttcttcaattaagcccctgatcgAATTAATAAGACCCCTAAATTTcagtgttttttcctttttttatcattggtcctttaactcttttatttctagtcaaattaaattttttttaattaagcctGTAATTATTTCTTACAGTTATTCTTGACCTTTTAGTACCTGCTCTAGCTTAGTTCttacttttataaattcattatttatgtaattttatccataactatatttttctttttttctttgattttgttttatttttctttattatgatCATTTCTTaacaactgttttttttttaaaaaaaaaatctgttaaattttgtttgtaatttttttgtgttttcagggGATAAAAATTAGGTTGTGACAACATAGATATATAAGTGTTAGCAGTTGCCTAATAGCATGGTTGACATGTGGTGATAAACTGCCTAATTGCATGGTGGAGAATTGGTAGGCAATATGAATTGTATAGCATACAATACCTTGTAGGCAAGAAGGTATCTtgtaaaaatcatataataggttttgtttatcttttgttGAGTATAATAAAAGTTGGGAATGATTCCTGTTATTTGCTTTACATTACATAATGACTTGTGTGTTCCAATTGCTATAACATGCAGGTATAAGAACTTTTATTAGGATATAAAACTCTTAGTTGTTGATAAACACAAGCAAATTGGTgagaaaagctaaatttaaaatacttaGATACATGAATTATGacatctttaattgtttttagttttataaaaattattaaataaatacctTTTAAAAGTATAGGTACATATTtgcaaaaatagagaaaataatattaaataaaaaaataaaaaagatagtttattagaaaatttatctaaattttcattaataaaagttacataattataaaaagaaaaacaataatgggGTAGACATGGTCATAGGACCATGTAGATGTagtgtgtgtttgatattgttgtaacttttaagattataatttttagaaaatagattaaaaaatagttttagttatgattttaaaaaataaatttagaaaaatatatgatttgttaAAACTAATatgcaataaatttttatatacaaaacaaataaaaaataaattattttaacttctatacaatcaagtttaaaatgctatcattataagaaaaacataCGTGATAGTGATAGTGATAGGATAAAAACAAAGATACCAAACGGTATCGTGGTAATACCATCCCattgataatttgatatttgactcATGCTTCACCGTtgattaaatagttttttacaaataaaaaaatttgcataCACAAGTTTTTTCAACACgtttttgtagttaaaaaatttctaagtgaaaataatgttttttatacatacatgtaatcaaataaattaagaactatgtgtgttaataaatgaaaaaaaatcataaatgataagaaaaaataaaaataaaaaaattgagagacaaatctagatcaatatatttaatcttgTAAGTCGGGATATTTATCCaattgtgtttgctaaatttatttatttaaatatttttttattcaagcaaataataatataaataaaaacacaaatgaaattgattcaataaaataaaaggggaaaaaacacTACCCAAGGTtgtacatattaaaatattatctgaaaaataatttattttatttttaaaaataaagttgatcTATACAAAAGGTAAAAACAATTTTCGATGAATTAGAAAAACTCTTCAGAAGTTCaatgcataacaaaaaaatataaatgttatttaaaagaggctctctaaacaaaatgaaagagagaaatgatattactttaaatattaaaaaaaattagagaaaaatccaaataaaaaaacattaattttaaaaaacaattagaaaaaaaataatttttttttaaaaaagagcaaAAGCCAAGCATTGCTGAGCCTTTTAAGCTAGGCCAACCCACCTTACCCATTTTGATAGGGCTCACCATGAGCCTGTTCTAGTAGGCATGTGCAACTagacttttatattttttagtttcaactAAGACCGGATGACATGTTATTAGCcacaaatttttatgaaaaaaaatcagatgacGCGTCATGTTGTttatcctaaattttttttgacaaaaattaaatgacgaGTCATTTAATTTGCCCATATTACAGCTACAACAGTAGTTAGAAAATCAGGGCTTAAGTTGTTTTTATCCCAAAACCTGTTTCTCAACCCATTTTGACCATGAACACCTACAAAACACCTTAGAAACCATAATAAACATATCCATGGtctcaaaaagacaaaaaaactattCCAAAATCGAAATCAATCAACATGAACTTCCttcattaaatgaaataaataatcaaaccgAGTTCAGATctattttttcatgaactttaaaggtaaaaaacaaatgatatgaACTTtctttattaatgaaataatttgaCACAAACATCGACTGTTTTGGTGATCTAAATTAGTGTTAatgatatttatctcttctttcttaattagggactaaaaaataataaaaataaatttttgtaacaaaattaaatttgaaaaaaattaaggcatTAAAGTTgtataatttgtgttatttttaaagttagagGATCAAAGTGTATATTTCTCAAAATTTCTAGCACACCACCCATGTTTGGAGCCCTTTTTTTTGTCGTTATTCTTTCAATTCCACTATTGACTAAGAAATCATAAGCAATTAGTcttaaattaagattaaattatctaaaataaaactttgagaacaaaaataaattgtcaaaaaataaaaaatgttatccACTGTATTTTGTGAGGGGTCGAACAGTGTTAGTTACACAATGTTCACCCCaccacatttaatttttaagttaataataattaatgtagactatttaattaaattaacaatgataatgtttttattattatttatcatgaTAGTAAGATAAAATACTTCTCATTACTCATCTTTATAGCCTATAGTTGTCACCATCATTTCATATCATGATTCATCTTGTTCGTTAATcaattatgtcttttttttttaggataaatttagcaattactttaaaaataaaaataaataataaaataatataagataaaaaaaacttggttaaATAGTTGTGAGCCATGATATTTTAATGATATCacggtttaaaaatataatatcaatggGCATAGTATTACAAACGGACAGCAACCAAATCGATacaatcatttttaattattttggggaaaaaatataagtatttttaaggatttttgtTGGGTTTAAGTCAAGGTGCTGTCGGTTTAGAGAGAGAAGCCGCGTCTGGAAGGTGTTCTTCAATgacacttaatttttaattgatattagcATCTTAAATTACCATATTTTAGatcaaactatattattttaataattcttttcaaaCGGTATAATCCcatcagatttttaaatttattgtgctcatttagattaaaaaaaaaaaaaccttttttcgTGGAGCCAAGAGCTGAtcctctcttcttcctcctaaaaaactaaaggataaaagaagaaaaccgAAAGTTTCTGAGAGACCCAAAATCCAATCAACACTCAACGACAAGGTGAATCCATTATTTTGTGTATCGACAAACAATtacttaacaagaaaaaaatcccACCTCATGAAACTTTGAAAAATACATGCTTTCTTGAATTCTACTACATGTCCAAGTCCTAAATTACACcatctttgttgttgttgatggtgatggtgatggtgatggtagTATTGTGATATTCTCTGACTGGTGACATAGAAGGGAGATAATTCAGCCATTTGGGTGCAAAAGGAAAATGTCTTGGTGCGAAGAAAGAAATTTTTGGTGTAACTGTTTGTATTGGAGGAAAACCGCCATTTTGTTGCCGCCTGAACCCGACACCTTCTCTTTACCTTCTCCTCTTCCCGATTGGTCTCAAGGTACCCccatttttcatcaatttttattttctagtcttCTTATCTCATTTATTCTATGATGGGTTCTGATTTGTTTTCTGGTTGGTGGGTGTTTTCGGTTTATTGGATTTTTGCTTCTTCATATAAACATGGATCATTCATGGgcttatgctttttttttttgatggttTATTCGGTGTTCTCTTTCTTCCTTCTTCCCTTAGATGTACATGAGTGACTGTATGTAAGCATTTGATCAAGCCCGAGTTTAGTTGCTGACGTTTCATTTCTCACGAGGATTGGAACTTCGCCATGTTTTTTCAACATGCTTGTTTTCTTGTCAAGTTGGACTCTGTTGTTTTGTGTGTAGTCTACTTTTTGGTTGGCCGATTTAAAGAAGAAACATTTGTGCAAAGATTTTGTCAATTAGTCTCTAGAGGCAAAAGTTTTCCGTTAATCTCTCTTCACTTTCTTGGCTCACATTCGCGAATCTGAATGTGATTCAAGCTTTGCGGCGTTaaaaatggtattttttttcttcaattatattCCTAGGATAAAGAAGGGTATTGTCCTGAATTCATTcattttggatcattttttgTATGCTCTTCATACCTTAATTATTCATACTTTCTTCAATTTTTCCCATGTTACTTTAATTACCAGGCAAATCATTTAAACGAGGATGTCCTCTATAAATTATAAGGCATCATGCACTCCTTGTTGCAGCCCGgaattttattcttgttttattcCTATATTAACATGACTGGTAATTCTCAGCTTCAAGATGTTTTCCCTTTGCTTTCTTGcctttatatacatatatatatattaaaaaaaaaatatttccatcTTGTTTCTTTAACTTTCTTGACATGTTGGGGCGGGGAGCATTTCACTTGATTTTGCTTTGTCCTTGTGCATGTGTAGGTTTGGCTAGATTTTTTTGGCCTCCTAATGAATGAAGTTGTATGACAAGTGGTTTTCGAGGCTATTGTGCatttgtttgtttgccatttttTCCCTATGCTAATGCACATGGttgtcttttttgttgtttcattgcattattgttttgaattccATGGGATCAAATACGTCCAAAATTCTATCCGGCAGCAACTTCACCCTTTACCACCTCCCCGTCTCTCTTCTTTCCTCTCTTCATACATTCTTCTGATAGGATCCTCTGTTTCTGTTTGATAATGTTATTGCAAGTAAATTCCCTTGGCTTTATTCAAGTCTTTGAAGAGAGAGGAGGAAATTTCTATTAAGTATTCTTGAAACTATTCCCTCCTGAGAACTATACAAGCTTTTAGTAGTTATTTGATCGTATTTACATCTGAAAAACTCCGAGCACCCACAAATTCTCTTGTTAGTGTTTCCAAATACTGTCACTGACATATGTGTCCATGTTTGTTTCTTGAGTTGTTGCTGCTATACGAAATAAATGGAAAAgcctccttttttgtttttatgtgggGAGTCTTCTCTTTGCTTTTATTGCCATACTCTGCTATTGAAGCCTCAAAATTTTGTCATAGTTTTAAATGCCATAAATTTGAAAGTAGAAGAATCGTAAAATAGAGTGTTGAAGAGGAACCTTCAAGTTAGAAATGTAGTTTGCTTAAtggtttcttgttttgtttaccTCTAACTTCAGGCCGAGGATTTGCTTCTGGAAGAATAAACTTGGGCAAAATTGAAGCCCTCAAAATCTCCAGGTTTGAGTTCATTTGGAGCAGCAATCTCTTTCAGGACAAGAAAAAAGGAGTTTCATTCTATAAACCTGTGGGAGTGCCTAATGGATTCTACAGCCTTGGCCACTATTGCCAATTCAACAATAAGCCCTTGTGGGGTTTTGTTCTTGTGGTTCGTGAGGTGGCTTGCTTCGAGCCAGAAGCTGCCAATTCACCAACTCTTCTAAAACCCCTAGATTATACATTAGTTTGGAGTTCAGATGATGAAAATGAGGAGAAGTATGGAGGATGTGGCTTCTTCTGGCTTCCTCAGCCTCCTGAGGGTTATAAGCCCTTGGGGTTTCTAGTCACCAACAATCCAGACAAGCCAGATTTGGATGAAGTACGGTGTGTTCGAGCAGACCTGACAGATGAATGTGAACCCTATCGTCTACTACTTGAATCgtattctaaatttttaaatctaccGGTACGAGTTTCGAGTACAAGACCCAGCCATCGAGGAGTGCTAGGGAAAGGTGTTTCAGTTGGCACATTTTTCTGCGGCTACTGGACCTCTGAAGAGGAGTTGAATATTGCatgcttgaagaatttaaaCCAACTACATGCCTTGCCAAACCTCGAACAAATCCATGCACTCATGAAGCACTATGGGCCTACAGTTTTCTTTCATCCCAATGAGGTCTATTTGCCATCTTCTGTGCCATGGTTCTTGAAAAATGGAGCACTCTTGTACAAAGCTGGGGATTCATCTGGTGAACCCATAGATGCAGAGGGCACTAATTTGCC is a window encoding:
- the LOC133681908 gene encoding hypothetical protein At1g04090; this encodes MSWCEERNFWCNCLYWRKTAILLPPEPDTFSLPSPLPDWSQGRGFASGRINLGKIEALKISRFEFIWSSNLFQDKKKGVSFYKPVGVPNGFYSLGHYCQFNNKPLWGFVLVVREVACFEPEAANSPTLLKPLDYTLVWSSDDENEEKYGGCGFFWLPQPPEGYKPLGFLVTNNPDKPDLDEVRCVRADLTDECEPYRLLLESYSKFLNLPVRVSSTRPSHRGVLGKGVSVGTFFCGYWTSEEELNIACLKNLNQLHALPNLEQIHALMKHYGPTVFFHPNEVYLPSSVPWFLKNGALLYKAGDSSGEPIDAEGTNLPGGTTNDGAFWIDLPSDGKRNTVKQGSLESAKLYVHVKPALGGTFTDLAVWVFYPFNGPGTLKVGPLNISLGKIGQHVGDWEHFTLRICNFTGELWSIYFSQHSGGEWVDAYDLEYIEGNKAIVYSSKNGHASFPHPGCYIQGSTKLGIGIRNDAARSNLYVDSSTRYEIIAAEYLEGSDFIEPCWLQFMGKWGPTIVYGSRIELDKIINHLPVGFRYSVKNIFDGFPVELCGEEGPTGPKDKNNWVGDERG